A stretch of DNA from Parafrankia discariae:
TTCGTGGCCCTCCGCGAGATCGGCGTTGATCACGGAGCGCATACCGCCGTCCACGTACCGGCGGTGATCCACGGTCACCGGTGGAAACACCCCGGGCAGCGCGGAACTGGCCGCGACCGCGTCGACCAGATGGACGCCCGAGTCGCGGTCGAAGGCCACCCAGTCACCCGTCTCGGCGTCCACCGCCGTCACCACCAGGCGCTGCCGCGGCCATTCGCGGACGGGCAGCCGCCCGGCGATGATCTGCCAGCGGTCCTCCTCCGAGGGGACCTCGGCCGCGAGCGCGTAGGCGCCGATCCGGGCCCGGGCGTCGCGTGCGCCACGCGAGCCCGCGGTGACCTGGGCCAGGGTTGACATGAGCTCGCTGTAGTCGAAATTCACCGTCGGTTCGGCGGTCGGGTCGGCGGGAGCGATCTGCCGGGAGTAAAGCAGGTCGAGGTCCGCGCCACTGCTGATCATCGTTCCCACGGCGGAGCCCGCCGAGGTGCCGACGACGAGATCGGCGTCGGTGACGTCGACGCCCGCCTCAGCGAGACCGACCAGCAGGCCGATCTCCCAGGCGATGCCGGCCACGCCTCCGCCGCCGAGGACCAGCGCGTGCCGCATCCAGACACACCTCTCCGCGACGGCCCTCGTCAGGGTCCGTCGCTTTCTGAAGGGCTTTTGGGAAGTACGCACCGGAGGTGGCAAGGCACCACCGAAATCACCCGATCGGGCCAGGCCATTGCGGCATGGAGATCATTCGGGTGTCACGCGCGGGACAGTGACCAGGCCAGATCGGCACCAGACCGTTCGTGCCCCCGCGCAAGCGTCCCGGGCCACCGCGCGCATACTGCGGAGCCCCGAGCCGGGGGCTCTCCCCACGCCGCCGGCCCTCTCCTGGAGGCCCTGTGAGCACGACTGCTGACCGGACGTCCCACGCGCGCAACGAGCACATGACATTCCGGGCCAACCGGGGTGTGGGGCGGCACGGCTGGCTTCGGCTCACGCCCGCCTATGGCGTCCGGCTCGTGCGGGGGCGTATCTCCCACCTGCCCACCGGCTCGGTCATCACCGACCCGTTCTCCGGAACGGGAACGACCCCGCTCGCCGCGGCCGAGCTCGGTCATCACGGCCAGAGCGCCGACCTCAATCCCTTCCTCGTCTGGCTCGGGCGGGCCAAGGTCCGCAGATACCCGCGGCAGACCCTGGCGGAGGCGGCCACCGCGGCCGCCGACGCCGGGCGGGTGGCCGCCCACACGGGCCGTGACACCGAGTTGTGGCGGCCGAACCTCTTCCGGATAGAAAAATGGTGGAGCCCCGGGGCGCTGCACGCGCTCAGCGCACTCCGGGCGGCGATCGACGCATATTCCGGGCCGGTGGGTGATCTCCTGCAGATCGCACTGTGCCGGGTACTGATCGCCGTCAGCAACGCGGCCTTCAATCATCAGTCCATGTCGTTCAAGGCCGCTGCCGGGAGCGGGCCCGGCCCCTTCGACCCGGCCGCGGCCGCGGCCGCTATCGCGCTGTTCGGCACCGAGGCGGCAGCACTGATCGAATCCGCCCGGGTCGACCTGCCGGGCTCCGCCACCGTCCACGAGGGCGATTCGCGCTCCGTCGTGCCGGATCTGCGGGAAACCGATCTCGTGCTGACCAGCCCGCCCTACGTGAACCGCATGTCCTACATCCGTGAACTCCGGCCGTACATGTACTGGCTGCGCTACCTCGACCGCGCCGGCGACGCCGGCGCGCTGGACTGGCGCGCGATCGGCGGCACCTGGGGGAGCGCCACGTCGAACCTGCGCTCGTGGACGGCGGCCACGCCGACCCCGGTCGACGACGCGCTGGAGGCCGTCTGCGCGCGGATCGCGGCCGACGGCGACCGGAACGGTCCGCTGTTGGCGACCTATGTGCGGAAATACCACCATGACATGTGGCTGCACTTCCAGGCCGTCACGCCACTGGTGAAACCCGGCGGCCAGGTTTCCTACATCGTCGGGAACTCGACGTTCTATGGTCACGGTGTCCCGGCTCAGGACTGGTATGCGTTGATGCTGCGCGAGCTCGGGTACGCGGACGTCGAGGTGGAGGTTATTCGCAAGCGGAACTCGAACAAGGCCCTGTTCGAGTTCGATGTCCGGGCCCGCCGGCCGTGATCGGCGACCCCGGCCCCGGGTGGGCTTCACCCCGCGCTCGCCGGCTGCTCCGTGCCGCGTCACCACTCGTCTAGCATCGAATCCGGTCGGCGCGGCCGGTTCGGAGGGCGGTCTCGGCGGTTCGGGCGCCCATCAGCTCCTTTCCGGTCGCCTGCCTGGTTGCCCGGCCGCTTCTGATCAGCCGGTTATCCGACCGTCGGCAACTTCGCCACAATCCGTCCCACGTCGAAAAGCACCGATTCAGACAGGTATCTCGTGACGACGACAATGAAAACCGGCTCGACCAGCACAGGTGACCGGAAGAACGGCCGGAAGAAGACCGGAGAACCGAGACCGGTCGCGACCGTCGACACGACCGCGAGCCCGGCGGTGGACGCCGGCCGGGGCCGGCGGGTGAACCCGGAGCGACGCACGCCCGCGACGCGGCTCGCTTTCGGCATCACCGAGGTCGCCGCGCCCACCGTGCTCGTCACCGCGCTGCTGGCGGTGGTAGCCCAGCACAACGCGACGGATCTCGGCCACGGCGTTCTAGCGGGAGCCGTCGCCGTCCTGTTCGGGACGGTCGTCCCGATGAGCTTCGTCTTCTACGGCGTCCGCCGCCGCCGCTGGTCCGACCACCATGTGCCGGAGCGCAGCAAGCGGATGCAGCCGATGCTGTTCGGCTGCGCGTCGGTCGCCGTCGGCTATGTCCTGCTCCGCGTGACGGACGCTCCGAAGGACATCGTCACCGTCTACGCCGCGATGATCACCGAGGCGCTCATCCTCACCGCCATCACGCGGTTCTGGAAGATCAGTGGTCATGTCGCGGCCGCGGCGAGCTGTGCCACCGTCGTCACGTTCGTGTACGGACCGGTGCTGGCCGTCACCTGGGTGGCGGTGCCCGTCATCGCCTGGGCGCGCATCCAGATACGCAGGGCGCGGCTCGCGGAGGCCCGTGCGGCGGGCACCACGAACGACCACGACGAGCTGGACGGCCACACCCCCGCGCAGACCGTGGCCGCCGCACTCGTGGCGGCGGCGATTGTCACCATCGCCTACACGACGATCGGAGGCCTCTGATTTGACCCGGTTCGCGGCCGACCTGGTTCCGCCCCGTTCGCCCAGCTTGGAAGTGAGTTATGCGCCCGGCGTGGAGAGCACCTGTGACAACTCGCATCGACGACCCACCACACACCACAAGCCGAAAAGAGCGGACACCTCACCCAAAAAATCCCATGAGGATTAGTGAGGCACCCCACACACACAACCGTCAAGCACAACAACCCAAAGCAAGCCAACCCACCGAACCCGAAGCCAACCCACCAACCAAAGCAAGCCAACCCACCCCAGGGCCACCCCAACCCCAGAAGGCCGCCGGCCGAAGGGGGGTCCCGGGGGGCACCGCCCCCCGACCAACATGACACGACGCAAAAGCCCAGACCAAAAGTCTGGGCACACCACACCCCAAGTCGTGTGCCCCCGGCAGGATTCGAACCTGCGCACCCGCCTCCGGAGGGCGGTGCTCTATCCCCTGAGCTACGGGGGCTCCAGGGCAAGCAGGCATACCGTACCAGGTGGGAACGGCAGACTGTGCAACACGGTGCCCGTAAGCTTCGGCCGTGTACTTCACCGCCCCCCGGGTGCTCGTCGTCGACGACGACGCCGTGATCCGTCAGCTCGTGGTCGTCAACCTCGAACTGGAAGGCTTCGAGGTGCACACCGCTGTCGACGGAGCCGACTGCCTCGAGCGCGTCCATGAGATCGCGCCGCATGTGATCACCCTCGACATCATGATGCCGAGGGTGAACGGTTGGGATGTCGCGGCGCGGCTGCGCGACGATCCGGTCACCGCCGACATCAAGGTGATCATGTTGACCGCGCGCGCCCAGGAGGCGGACATCAAGCGTGGTGCCCGGCTGGGCGTCGACTACTACCTGACCAAGCCGTTCGACCCCGACATGCTGATCGGGGTGGTCAGCAGGCTCGCGGCGGGTCAGCCGGTCTGAGCCCGGTCCGGGTTCGGGGCCTGGGGGCTGGTCCGCTTCCGGTGCGACGGGCCGGGGGCGTTCGCGGCGCCGGTGCGCCCGCCAGGTGTCCCCGCGTAGCCTCCCGGGAACGTCGGCGACCGGGGTTTTCGGGCCGTTCGGGCCGTGCGACCAGGGCTGTCCCGTCGATGGTCGGGCCGATGACCGCCGGGTGGTTGGTACGCGGGGGAACCGGTCGGACGCCGCGCGCCGATAGCATCGCGACATGACCCCCGCCGAGCTCGCCGACACCATCGTCGCGGCCGTTCGGGCTGCCGTCGCGAACGGCGACCTGGAAGTGTCCGTGCCCGACTCGGTCACCGTCGAGCGACCGAGGCAGCCCGAGCACGGTGACTACGCGTCCCCGGTCGCCCTGCAGCTCGCGAAGGCGGCGCGCCGCCGGCCCCGTGAGGTGGCCGAGCTGCTCGCCACCCGGCTGCGGGCCGACGCGGGTGTGGCGGAGGTGGAGGTGGCCGGTCCGGGCTTCCTGAACATCCGGCTGGCCGGCGCGGCCCTGGGCGGCATCGCCCGCCGGATCGTCCGGGACGGCGCGTCCTACGGCCATGCCGCGGCGTCCCGGGGCGTGCGGGTGAACCTCGAGTTCGTCAGCGCGAACCCGACCGGCCCGGTGACTCTGGCGTCCGCGCGCTGGGCGGCGGTGGGTGACGCGCTCGCCCGGGTGTTCGCCGCGGCCGGCTTCGGGGTGGGCACCGAGTACTACGTGAACGACGCCGGGGTGCAGGTGGAGCGGTTCGGCGCGTCGGTGCTGGCCGCGCTGCGCGGCCAGCCGGCCCCCGCCGAGGGCTACCAGGGCGCCTACATCGCCGAGATCGCCGCGAAGGTCCTGGCGGCGAACCCGGCCCTGGAGCAGCTTCTCGCCGCCGGAGCCGACCAGGCCAGCGGCACCGAGCAGGCCAGCGGAGCCGAGCAGGACAAGGCGCTCGCGGTCTGTGCCCGTGACGGCGTGGAGCTGATGCTTGCCGAGATCCGCGCGACGCTCTCGGGCTTCGGAGTCGAGTACGACCTGTGGAAGTCCGAGCGCAGCCTGCACGAGGCGGGCGAGCTCACCGCCGCGATCGACGAGCTGCGCGCCCAGGGCCACGTCTACGAGGCGGACGGCGCGGTCTGGCTGCGCACCACCGACTTCGGTGACGACAAGGACCGCGCGTTGATCAAGAGCGACGGTCAGCCCACCTACTTCTGCGCCGACGCGGCCTACTACCGGGACAAGCGGCGCCGCGGCTTCGACCGGCTCTGCTACCTGCTCGGCGCCG
This window harbors:
- a CDS encoding DNA methyltransferase, translating into MTFRANRGVGRHGWLRLTPAYGVRLVRGRISHLPTGSVITDPFSGTGTTPLAAAELGHHGQSADLNPFLVWLGRAKVRRYPRQTLAEAATAAADAGRVAAHTGRDTELWRPNLFRIEKWWSPGALHALSALRAAIDAYSGPVGDLLQIALCRVLIAVSNAAFNHQSMSFKAAAGSGPGPFDPAAAAAAIALFGTEAAALIESARVDLPGSATVHEGDSRSVVPDLRETDLVLTSPPYVNRMSYIRELRPYMYWLRYLDRAGDAGALDWRAIGGTWGSATSNLRSWTAATPTPVDDALEAVCARIAADGDRNGPLLATYVRKYHHDMWLHFQAVTPLVKPGGQVSYIVGNSTFYGHGVPAQDWYALMLRELGYADVEVEVIRKRNSNKALFEFDVRARRP
- the argS gene encoding arginine--tRNA ligase — translated: MTPAELADTIVAAVRAAVANGDLEVSVPDSVTVERPRQPEHGDYASPVALQLAKAARRRPREVAELLATRLRADAGVAEVEVAGPGFLNIRLAGAALGGIARRIVRDGASYGHAAASRGVRVNLEFVSANPTGPVTLASARWAAVGDALARVFAAAGFGVGTEYYVNDAGVQVERFGASVLAALRGQPAPAEGYQGAYIAEIAAKVLAANPALEQLLAAGADQASGTEQASGAEQDKALAVCARDGVELMLAEIRATLSGFGVEYDLWKSERSLHEAGELTAAIDELRAQGHVYEADGAVWLRTTDFGDDKDRALIKSDGQPTYFCADAAYYRDKRRRGFDRLCYLLGADHHGYVGRLKAISACFGDDPDHNLDVLIGQMVTLSRGGVAVKMSKRAGNFLTLHDLVDAVGVDAARYSLVRASMDSALDLDLDAIARQTSDNPVFYVQYAHARISSLIRNAAALGLATSADPAFDVDGVDVSLLTHPREVDLLGVLGELPRVVESAAELRAPHRVARYLEELAGTYHRFYDSCRVLPQGDEEPTAITAARLLLAEATRTVLANGLRLLGVSAPERM
- a CDS encoding response regulator transcription factor: MYFTAPRVLVVDDDAVIRQLVVVNLELEGFEVHTAVDGADCLERVHEIAPHVITLDIMMPRVNGWDVAARLRDDPVTADIKVIMLTARAQEADIKRGARLGVDYYLTKPFDPDMLIGVVSRLAAGQPV
- a CDS encoding patatin-like phospholipase family protein encodes the protein MRHALVLGGGGVAGIAWEIGLLVGLAEAGVDVTDADLVVGTSAGSAVGTMISSGADLDLLYSRQIAPADPTAEPTVNFDYSELMSTLAQVTAGSRGARDARARIGAYALAAEVPSEEDRWQIIAGRLPVREWPRQRLVVTAVDAETGDWVAFDRDSGVHLVDAVAASSALPGVFPPVTVDHRRYVDGGMRSVINADLAEGHERVLIIAPILGMGIPTEVRRLERAGSRVLVVAADEASRAAFGPNILDPAIRAASARAGRNQAAAVTDSVRDLWKD